A window of the Elusimicrobiota bacterium genome harbors these coding sequences:
- the rpmA gene encoding 50S ribosomal protein L27, which produces MAHTKAQGSSSNGRDSNGQRLGVKRYGGQRVLAGAVIVRQRGTKFLPGLNVGRGKDDTLFAKANGVVAFQWAHKDKKRVSILPVAA; this is translated from the coding sequence ATGGCACACACTAAAGCGCAGGGCTCTTCCAGCAACGGACGCGACAGCAACGGACAACGCCTCGGCGTGAAGCGCTACGGCGGCCAGCGTGTGCTCGCAGGCGCGGTCATCGTGCGCCAGCGCGGCACCAAGTTCCTGCCCGGCCTCAACGTGGGCCGCGGCAAGGACGACACGCTCTTCGCCAAGGCGAACGGCGTGGTCGCCTTCCAGTGGGCGCACAAGGACAAGAAGCGCGTCAGCATCTTGCCCGTGGCCGCCTGA